Proteins encoded together in one Calditrichota bacterium window:
- the recR gene encoding recombination protein RecR, with translation MSPTLERLVDQIAKLPGLGKKSALRLALHILKQPEPEARALAEAIMQVKMRLHMCTRCGNLTEAELCGICVDSKRDSGLLCIVESPQDILRLEKATGFRGVYHVLGGVLSPLDGVGPEALRIADLWGRTEKESFHEVILALSPTSDGDATSLYLLRELKSRNITASRLARGVPIGAELEQVDEVTLARALAERTKADG, from the coding sequence ATGTCTCCGACGCTGGAGCGGCTCGTCGACCAAATTGCCAAACTTCCCGGTCTCGGAAAAAAATCGGCTCTGCGACTCGCTTTACACATCCTGAAACAGCCTGAGCCCGAAGCACGCGCGTTGGCCGAAGCGATCATGCAGGTCAAAATGCGACTTCACATGTGCACACGCTGTGGAAACTTAACCGAAGCGGAACTGTGCGGAATTTGTGTCGACTCCAAACGCGACTCGGGACTTCTGTGTATCGTCGAATCACCACAGGATATTTTGCGTCTTGAGAAGGCCACCGGTTTTCGTGGTGTTTACCATGTGTTAGGCGGAGTTTTGAGTCCATTGGACGGGGTCGGCCCCGAAGCTCTGCGGATTGCTGACCTCTGGGGTCGAACGGAGAAAGAGTCCTTTCACGAAGTGATTCTGGCGCTCAGTCCCACGTCCGACGGCGACGCGACGTCTTTGTATTTGTTACGAGAACTGAAAAGCAGAAACATCACCGCTTCAAGACTTGCGCGCGGCGTACCCATCGGAGCCGAGCTCGAACAAGTAGATGAAGTCACGCTTGCAAGAGCGCTGGCTGAACGGACAAAGGCGGACGGATAG
- the dnaX gene encoding DNA polymerase III subunit gamma/tau, which translates to MAYQVLARRWRPQKFSDVVGQEHITRTLQNAIAQERLAHGFLFTGPRGVGKTSTARILARAINCERAGEIVPVEPCNVCETCRALLEDRELDVVEIDGASYNKVEDIRRINEAARLAPAAGDKKVFIIDEVHMLTTAAFNAFLKTLEEPPSHVIFILATTDVHKVPSTIRSRVQRFDFRPLSPLEISQHLGVIAAAEGWNAEPEALFQIARAADGSLRDAEGLLDQVVAYCADNITLDEARKVLGTLSMAVLENATSLVASQNTSGLPEFFDTLARQGTDYSLLLRELQGYWTDAVFLLQGLSIPGRSQEECDSLRAVIGDLTVDDLFRLIRLAATLEDEIKWSVSPRTRFEISMLRWVTLDRAVSIKHLLERIPKDGDAAPKASRPVAKAAPTPRPSAASAPVPRPAHTPLQKPVSAPAHPEPSTAKSSAPVRTSALELAELTASWEKICDALDHISSAASAFAHNDWDIVSLSGTALTIRPKHQGKFHFESLKAHAPSLEQAILQVTGAKVKVSPAAATESAPAATSSPAAKTESKNGGASSGDLFNSVMSQFGGEDVTQKMGKSGQ; encoded by the coding sequence ATGGCCTATCAAGTTCTTGCACGCCGCTGGCGACCCCAGAAGTTTTCTGACGTCGTTGGTCAGGAGCACATTACCCGTACTCTCCAGAATGCCATTGCGCAAGAAAGACTTGCACATGGGTTTCTATTCACGGGTCCGCGCGGCGTGGGAAAAACCTCTACGGCCAGAATTCTTGCACGTGCTATCAACTGTGAACGTGCTGGGGAAATCGTGCCTGTAGAACCTTGCAACGTGTGTGAGACTTGCCGCGCACTGCTTGAAGACCGCGAACTTGACGTCGTTGAGATTGACGGTGCATCCTACAACAAAGTCGAAGACATTCGCAGGATTAACGAAGCGGCGAGGCTGGCACCTGCCGCCGGTGACAAAAAGGTCTTCATCATCGACGAAGTCCACATGTTGACAACCGCGGCTTTCAACGCGTTCTTGAAGACTTTGGAGGAGCCGCCTTCTCATGTGATCTTCATTCTGGCGACGACAGACGTTCACAAAGTTCCGAGCACGATTCGTTCGCGCGTACAAAGATTCGACTTTCGTCCGCTTTCACCTTTGGAAATCTCTCAACACCTTGGAGTTATTGCCGCGGCCGAAGGCTGGAATGCCGAACCGGAAGCGCTTTTTCAGATTGCGCGCGCGGCTGATGGTTCTTTGCGCGACGCGGAAGGACTGCTTGATCAAGTTGTGGCCTATTGCGCGGACAACATCACGCTTGACGAGGCCCGGAAAGTGCTGGGCACGCTGTCCATGGCAGTCCTCGAGAACGCGACGTCTTTGGTTGCGTCCCAAAACACCAGCGGGTTGCCGGAGTTTTTCGATACCTTGGCAAGACAAGGCACTGATTACAGCCTGTTGCTGCGCGAACTGCAAGGCTACTGGACCGATGCCGTTTTCCTGCTGCAGGGATTGTCGATTCCGGGTCGGTCGCAGGAAGAATGTGACTCGCTGCGAGCGGTTATCGGTGACTTGACCGTAGACGATTTGTTCCGCTTGATTCGATTGGCCGCAACTCTTGAAGATGAGATTAAGTGGTCAGTTTCTCCACGTACGAGGTTTGAGATTTCGATGCTGCGTTGGGTAACTTTAGATCGCGCGGTATCCATCAAACACTTACTCGAGAGAATTCCAAAGGACGGAGATGCGGCACCTAAGGCAAGCCGTCCGGTTGCGAAGGCTGCACCTACCCCTCGCCCGTCCGCGGCGTCGGCACCGGTGCCAAGACCGGCGCATACCCCGTTGCAAAAACCCGTATCGGCTCCCGCCCACCCAGAACCCAGCACTGCAAAGAGCTCTGCTCCGGTGCGCACGTCAGCGCTTGAACTTGCGGAGCTGACTGCCTCTTGGGAAAAGATTTGCGACGCACTTGATCATATCAGCAGCGCAGCTTCCGCATTTGCTCACAACGATTGGGATATTGTTTCACTGAGCGGGACAGCGCTTACCATCCGCCCGAAGCATCAAGGCAAGTTTCACTTTGAATCGCTTAAGGCTCATGCTCCATCTCTTGAGCAGGCTATCCTGCAAGTGACGGGCGCGAAAGTAAAGGTCTCCCCTGCCGCAGCGACGGAGAGCGCTCCTGCGGCAACGTCATCTCCCGCAGCAAAAACTGAGAGTAAGAACGGCGGGGCAAGCAGCGGCGACTTGTTTAACAGCGTGATGTCACAATTTGGCGGTGAAGACGTGACGCAAAAAATGGGAAAGTCGGGACAATAG
- a CDS encoding T9SS type A sorting domain-containing protein, producing MMKNKKGVFFPVAVWMAAALLVLSLSAFATSPGDAEMNNPDTGPATLDDVFCGDCTLDYVGLRWAGSGGFGGRGIVHWPGGTTGNNYGQMGFVSTCDGLGDPAYAWCSDLYHPLEIHQYGVDIDPMIVTDDSCRKTQLTAMAYLFAWTTPTSTFEDDAYQIALWKLSSIRDGGPDNGRPHFCYDAGIGYPNFGDTPVYPYVNTVYTTNPDRNDWANAKVLDAIGKNVILPGDVIEDDCLPAVIDGDYATVTIKYTLVRGPYAYFVNDTCVENVALDICCWIGQDEPVCERYYTDANGSVEISITQLIESRQPVDCRVCSNSAWPTKIIGCEDSTYTDNQWLVFGESEPLCFPFHFEGDKWLSVELAGFDAYTTTDGVDLQWSTASEANADHWEVERCLSGQDNFELIAQLPAANRSTGSTYQYADRNGTMGASYDYRLVDVDAFGVRTVHPNTVSALYGSHVGPVSEYSLADAYPNPFNPATTISFTIPEAGNVQLRVFDLSGREVATLVNGVTEAGRHSLEWNAEGLPSGTYFYTLKSSGYTATKKLLLLK from the coding sequence ATGATGAAGAATAAGAAGGGTGTTTTCTTCCCGGTTGCGGTTTGGATGGCTGCTGCACTATTGGTGCTGAGCCTGTCGGCGTTTGCAACCAGCCCGGGAGATGCCGAGATGAATAATCCGGATACTGGTCCGGCCACACTCGACGATGTTTTTTGCGGCGACTGCACGTTGGACTACGTCGGCTTGAGATGGGCCGGCAGCGGCGGCTTCGGTGGGCGCGGTATTGTCCACTGGCCGGGCGGCACCACTGGCAATAATTACGGTCAAATGGGTTTCGTCAGCACGTGCGACGGTTTGGGTGATCCTGCCTACGCGTGGTGTTCTGACTTGTACCACCCGCTCGAGATTCATCAATACGGCGTGGATATCGACCCGATGATCGTTACGGACGATTCCTGTCGCAAGACGCAGTTGACGGCTATGGCATATCTGTTCGCTTGGACGACTCCGACTTCAACGTTTGAAGATGATGCATACCAGATTGCGCTTTGGAAGCTCTCGAGCATCCGTGACGGCGGTCCGGATAACGGTCGCCCGCATTTTTGCTACGACGCTGGAATCGGCTATCCGAATTTCGGAGATACGCCAGTCTACCCGTATGTCAACACGGTATACACCACGAATCCCGATCGCAACGATTGGGCGAACGCCAAGGTGCTCGACGCCATAGGCAAGAACGTGATTTTACCGGGCGACGTGATCGAAGACGACTGCCTTCCTGCCGTAATCGACGGAGACTATGCTACGGTAACCATCAAGTACACGCTCGTTCGCGGCCCGTATGCCTACTTCGTAAACGATACGTGTGTGGAGAACGTTGCCCTTGATATCTGTTGTTGGATTGGCCAAGATGAGCCGGTTTGCGAGCGTTATTATACGGACGCGAACGGCAGCGTGGAAATCAGCATCACCCAGTTGATTGAAAGCCGTCAGCCCGTTGATTGCCGGGTATGTTCAAACTCCGCGTGGCCAACCAAGATCATTGGCTGCGAAGACTCGACATATACAGACAATCAGTGGTTGGTCTTCGGCGAGAGCGAGCCGCTTTGCTTCCCGTTCCATTTTGAAGGCGACAAGTGGTTGTCCGTTGAGCTTGCAGGTTTCGACGCCTACACGACCACCGACGGCGTTGATCTGCAATGGTCGACCGCATCTGAAGCCAATGCGGATCATTGGGAAGTTGAGCGCTGCCTCAGCGGTCAGGACAACTTCGAGCTTATCGCTCAGTTGCCGGCTGCAAATCGTTCCACGGGTTCTACGTACCAGTACGCCGATCGTAACGGCACGATGGGTGCGAGCTATGACTACCGCCTGGTCGACGTCGATGCGTTTGGTGTCCGTACGGTTCATCCGAATACGGTTTCCGCCTTGTACGGCAGCCACGTTGGGCCGGTCAGCGAATATAGTCTTGCCGACGCCTATCCAAATCCGTTCAACCCGGCGACGACGATTTCCTTCACGATTCCGGAGGCCGGAAATGTACAACTGCGCGTATTCGACCTGTCGGGCCGCGAAGTTGCCACGCTTGTGAATGGAGTGACGGAAGCCGGTCGACACAGTTTGGAATGGAATGCCGAAGGGCTCCCGTCCGGTACGTATTTCTACACTTTGAAGTCCAGCGGCTATACCGCGACCAAGAAGCTGCTCCTGCTTAAGTAA
- a CDS encoding DUF3857 domain-containing protein, translated as MYKFLLFSLLATLVATAQETPPRGPNLPFDQANAVVKYDCTSVVVNEDGSGETLRRYRVALLSDRAVRQYSQDETVYNLGYDTVEVVAARVYLPDGKVVNVDSSAIKDVPLPAFGKFYLQNVREKIITFPALQKGAEIEVAYKEITHEPPMDGQFNMSEYFEHSDPLQEKVVEVSIPNSMPLHWKTHGEGIAHVSHENGDRTFHVWQINDVPQLVPEPGMPPFPEVSRELLVTTIPDWETWSKWYYELAEPEMVADSSIKAEVLALTKGKSREQAVRAIFQYVSNKIRYVDTALTGRKAGYKPEAAATTFRNKYGVCRDKAALMVTMLREAGVESNIVLMNPSWKIDQEIATDQFNHAIVSVKEGDKQVFIDPTVEKTTEYLAANEQDRGVLTCSKEGNDLAWTPVEDAEKNLYRVSAKSKVDEDGTLTSSIDISSHGFPDLALRSYMQSISPEEREILFQNFVQSLAPTARLDELTMTDLTDLDMPLDIKLKVSAKDYAIQAGPYWLLNSIAQGRKLDFLSSWLLSGSELTNRRYPLRLSSTFAVQMSETVEFPKGYKVRSLPDDLELSNGDYRLSRTCTAKGNTISVKQALELDVLDIPLSRYPNLLEMVNQLDALDRGKLVLTTSS; from the coding sequence ATGTACAAATTCCTGCTTTTCAGCCTCCTCGCGACTCTGGTTGCGACGGCCCAAGAAACTCCGCCTCGCGGCCCGAACCTGCCGTTTGATCAAGCAAATGCCGTCGTGAAATACGACTGCACGTCCGTGGTTGTCAACGAAGACGGCTCGGGAGAAACGCTCCGCCGTTATCGAGTTGCGCTGCTTTCAGACCGTGCCGTGCGGCAATATTCGCAAGACGAGACTGTCTACAATCTCGGGTACGATACCGTAGAAGTGGTCGCGGCGCGGGTCTATTTGCCTGACGGCAAAGTCGTGAACGTGGATTCTTCGGCGATCAAGGACGTTCCCTTGCCTGCTTTTGGGAAGTTCTATTTGCAGAATGTACGCGAGAAGATCATCACCTTTCCCGCTCTGCAAAAAGGGGCGGAAATCGAAGTCGCGTACAAAGAGATCACTCACGAGCCGCCGATGGACGGACAGTTCAACATGTCCGAATATTTCGAGCACTCCGATCCTCTCCAAGAGAAAGTCGTGGAAGTTTCAATTCCTAATTCGATGCCGCTGCATTGGAAGACGCATGGCGAGGGAATTGCGCACGTCAGCCACGAAAATGGCGACAGGACTTTTCACGTTTGGCAAATCAATGATGTCCCGCAACTCGTCCCCGAGCCGGGCATGCCGCCATTTCCTGAAGTATCGCGGGAGCTGTTGGTAACAACGATTCCCGACTGGGAAACATGGTCGAAGTGGTATTATGAGCTCGCCGAACCGGAAATGGTGGCCGACTCGAGTATCAAAGCGGAAGTTTTGGCGCTGACAAAAGGAAAGAGTAGAGAGCAGGCGGTTCGCGCAATCTTTCAGTATGTGTCGAACAAAATCCGTTATGTGGACACCGCGTTGACTGGCCGCAAGGCAGGGTACAAACCCGAAGCTGCGGCGACGACTTTTAGGAACAAATACGGAGTCTGTCGCGACAAGGCGGCTCTGATGGTGACCATGCTTCGGGAAGCCGGCGTCGAATCAAACATCGTGCTGATGAATCCGTCGTGGAAGATCGATCAAGAAATCGCGACGGATCAGTTCAATCATGCGATCGTGTCTGTAAAGGAAGGGGACAAGCAGGTCTTCATTGACCCTACCGTTGAAAAGACGACGGAGTATCTTGCGGCCAATGAACAGGATCGCGGCGTGCTGACCTGCTCGAAAGAAGGCAATGACTTGGCGTGGACACCCGTTGAGGACGCGGAAAAGAACCTCTACCGCGTATCTGCCAAGAGCAAGGTGGATGAAGACGGCACACTCACGTCGTCCATCGATATTTCCTCTCACGGATTTCCCGACTTGGCTCTCCGCAGCTACATGCAGTCGATCTCGCCCGAGGAACGGGAAATTCTGTTCCAGAACTTCGTCCAAAGCCTCGCACCTACGGCCCGCCTTGACGAGTTGACGATGACAGACTTAACGGACCTCGATATGCCGTTGGATATCAAACTCAAAGTGTCCGCTAAGGACTATGCGATTCAAGCGGGGCCGTATTGGCTTCTGAATTCGATAGCACAAGGCAGGAAACTTGATTTCTTGTCGAGCTGGCTGCTCTCCGGAAGCGAGTTGACGAACCGTCGCTATCCGCTCCGTCTGTCATCGACGTTTGCCGTGCAAATGAGCGAAACCGTGGAATTTCCCAAAGGGTACAAAGTGCGGAGCTTGCCGGACGATTTGGAATTGTCAAACGGTGACTACAGACTTTCGAGAACTTGTACGGCCAAGGGGAATACAATTTCGGTTAAGCAAGCTCTTGAACTTGATGTGCTGGACATACCTCTGTCGCGGTATCCCAACCTGTTGGAAATGGTCAACCAGTTAGATGCATTGGATCGCGGAAAACTGGTGTTAACGACCTCTTCTTAG